The Priestia koreensis genomic interval GCTTTTGTCATCATTCCTGAACTTGCGGCCACGCTTGCTGCTGCGGCAATGGCCGCTGGTGTTCCAACTGCATTTCCTGCTGTTGAGGCTTCAGCCACTGGCGCAATGACGCTCTTTTCTCTGAAAAGCTTAAAGACGAGAATTCCTGTGAACCCTGTTAAAATCGTCGTTAAGAAACCTAACGTTAATCCAGCCGCAACAACGGACGGATTAAAGAAATTAGCGAAATTCATTCCTGCTCCTAGTGCAAATGCAAAGAACGGTACGGGCAGAATTTCTCCTGGTTTTAAGAAGTCACGAATCTCTGGGTCTAAATTTCCTAAAATCATCCCCAATGCAATCGGTAATAATACCGCAATGAACGCAATGACTGGGAATTTTGATCCTAACAGCCCAAGAGACATAAGAGTAAAGAACGGGCCATCATTTAGGGATAAAACGGCTACAGCCCCGACGTCTGACCGATTACCGTACTGACCAGTTAGTGCGGCATACATGCCCCCGTTTCCATTCGTCATCGCAGCGATAATAGCAATGGTGGAGAGACCAAATACACCGTGCATAGGGTCAAACAAAATGCCGAATAACACACCGATTCCGAGCCCTGTCAGGTATTTTGAGGTCGTTAAAAGCACCCCTTTTTTTAATGCCGCTCCTCCTACCCTTAAGTTCATCTGACTTCCTGCACAGAAGAGAAAAAGTGCAATTAACACGAGTGCGCCGTTTTTAAAAAGAGCTTCTGAAAACCCACCGATACGCAAAAACTCGTAATTACCTTCTGGCGTTTGTGCTACGCCTAATGACTTTAACCCGTCCATAATTACCGGAATATGTAGCTGATCCACCGTATTCAGCAAAGCTCCTAGCATAAGCGGAACAACCATAAGACCACCTGGTACTTTTTCAATGGCTTGCTTAATTTTCATCTTTCTCTACCTACTTTCTTCGGCTTTTTGATGATAAAAATACGTTCTTGCCACTTGTTCGGCGCTTTGTTCTAGTAACTCTGCTGCGTTCTCCATCGCTTCACTTAAAGTCATCGGACGATTAACAATACTGTGGACACTAATCACACCATATTGATACAAAGCGTCGA includes:
- a CDS encoding 2-keto-3-deoxygluconate permease, producing the protein MKIKQAIEKVPGGLMVVPLMLGALLNTVDQLHIPVIMDGLKSLGVAQTPEGNYEFLRIGGFSEALFKNGALVLIALFLFCAGSQMNLRVGGAALKKGVLLTTSKYLTGLGIGVLFGILFDPMHGVFGLSTIAIIAAMTNGNGGMYAALTGQYGNRSDVGAVAVLSLNDGPFFTLMSLGLLGSKFPVIAFIAVLLPIALGMILGNLDPEIRDFLKPGEILPVPFFAFALGAGMNFANFFNPSVVAAGLTLGFLTTILTGFTGILVFKLFREKSVIAPVAEASTAGNAVGTPAAIAAAASVAASSGMMTKAEAASYAEIANIATAQISIAVLTTAILCPIVVILVDKYQRKRGIDGKKEKGSFTTHPQTSTVTKS